The proteins below are encoded in one region of Puntigrus tetrazona isolate hp1 chromosome 5, ASM1883169v1, whole genome shotgun sequence:
- the ciz1b gene encoding cdkn1a interacting zinc finger protein 1b: MQQPPKANVSSKSDHEEDDNGVAQLEEGSVDQNRSAEVQGVGTSLKVTIQRSSESRAFSTSPEETAAAAGHESEKERNKHAVKFTCYICNATCADRQGFQTHMTSLNHQQRMMEIQRLSNTCLATLLPHTQESLQGPNRERRVGHQRWCPTCQSHFSGDLIEHRRTKKHKMAKVSSRPFCTLCERHFRTPRKFVEHMKSPEHKQRVEELRNEGDPEVMEELITVDAIGCFEGEDDYEEDRNEEEIAVFEKHPGHKDMAPEETADHEAYDPDTQYGTSFVVPVAGFLCKLCHKFYHFESSARETHCKSLTHFQNLQKHNALKMQKKPPQDDCESDASCSSLMSDPRCLELTASCTDDGSQADLHRPHISFSRERLYLRKLKPSKRAHKSTSPRSKHSGAPQKPSVIMKHLICTPECGSESSQESHCQELQHSEYVPSEKEKTPSDPFSEEQENMSSTPTNSLSHASQLNSEVNTIS; this comes from the exons ATGCAGCAGCCACCAAAAGCAAACGTGTCAAGCAAATCAGACCATGAAG AAGATGATAATGGCGTTGCACAGCTTGAAGAAGGCAGTGTGGATCAGAACAGATCAGCAGAG GTGCAAGGTGTCGGTACGTCTCTGAAGGTGACCATCCAGCGTAGCAGTGAAAGTCGAGCCTTCAGCACTTCACCCGAAGAGACGGCAGCAGCTGCTGGCCatgagagcgagaaagagagaaacaaacacgCTGTTAAATTCACCTGCTACATTTGCAACGCCACCTGCGCTGACCGGCAG GGCTTCCAGACCCACATGACGAGTTTAAATCATCAGCAGCGAATGATGGAAATCCAGCGCCTGAGCAACACCTGTCTGGCCACACTGTTACCCCACACCCAGGAGTCCCTGCAGGGCCCAAACAG AGAGAGACGGGTGGGTCATCAGCGCTGGTGTCCAACCTGCCAGTCTCATTTTTCTGGTGACCTCATAGAACACAGACGAACTAAGAAACACAAG ATGGCAAAAGTGTCCTCGAGACCTTTCTGTACCCTGTGTGAGCGTCACTTTAGGACTCCTCGCAAGTTCGTTGAGCATATGAAGTCTCCTGAGCACAAACAGAGGGTTGAGGAG TTAAGAAACGAGGGCGACCCGGAGGTCATGGAGGAGCTCATAACAGTGGATGCTATTGGCTGCTTTGAAGGGGAGGATGATTATGAGGAGGATAGAAATGAAGAAGAGATTGCAGTGTTTGAGAAG CATCCTGGTCATAAGGATATGGCTCCGGAAGAGACAGCTGATCATGAGGCATATGATCCAGACACACAGTATG GCACTAGTTTTGTGGTCCCTGTCGCTGGTTTCCTCTGTAAGCTGTGTCATAAGTTCTACCACTTTGAGTCTTCTGCACGAGAAACTCATTGCAAGTCTCTTACGCACTTCCAGAACTTACAG AAGCACAATGCCCTGAAAATGCAGAAGAAGCCCCCTCAGGATGACTGTGAGAGTGACGCGTCCTGTAGCAGCCTGATGAGTGACCCTCGGTGTCTGGAGCTCACCGCTTCCTGTACCGACGACGGCAGCCAAGCAGATCTCCACAGACCACACATCAGTTTCTCGAGAGAGCGCTTATACTTGAGGAAGCTCAAGCCATCTAAGAGAGCTCACAAATCCACATCTCCTCGCTCAAAACACTCCGGAGCTCCACAGAAGCCCTCCGTGATCATGAAGCACTTAATATGTACTCCAGAGTGTGGCTCGGAGTCGAGCCAAGAGTCACACTGCCAGGAACTACAGCACTCAGAGTATGTGCCCAGTGAAAAGGAAAAGACACCCTCTGACCCCTTCTCAGAAGAGCAAGAAAATATGAGCTCGACACCCACAAACAGTTTGTCTCATGCATCACAGTTGAACTCAGAAGTGAACACAATCAGTTGA
- the surf4l gene encoding surfeit 4, like produces MAQNDLMSNAEDVADQFLRVTKQYLPHIARLCLISTFLEDGIRMWFQWNEQKEYIETTWGCGFFLATLFVLMNLLGQLGGCILILSRNFVQYACFGLFGIIALQTVAYSILWDPKFLMRNLALGGGLLLLLAESRSEGRSMFAGVPTMRESSPKQYMQLGGRVLLVLMFMTLLHFDTSFLSILQNLVGTALIVLVAIGFKTKLAALTLVIWLLAINVYFNAFWTIPAYKPMHDFLKYDFFQTTSVIGGLLLVVALGPGGVSMDEKKKEW; encoded by the exons ATGGCCCAAAATGATTTGATGAGCAACGCGGAGGACGTGGCGGATCAG TTTCTCCGAGTGACGAAGCAGTACCTGCCTCACATAGCGCGTCTGTGTCTGATTAGCACGTTCCTGGAGGATGGCATTCGCATGTGGTTCCAGTGGAACGAGCAGAAAGAGTATATCGAGACGACGTGGGGATGTGGCTTCTTCCTGGCCACGCTGTTCGTGTTAATGAACTTGCTCGGACAGCTGG GCGGTTGTATTCTGATCCTGAGCAGGAATTTTGTGCAGTATGCCTGCTTTGGGTTGTTTGGAATCATCGCCTTACAG ACTGTCGCCTACAGCATTCTCTGGGACCCAAAGTTTTTGATGAG GAACCTGGCTCTGGGGGGAggtctgctgctgctgcttgcGGAGTCGCGCTCCGAGGGCAGGAGTATGTTCGCTGGGGTTCCCACCATGAGAGAGAGCTCTCCTAAACAGTACATGCAGCTGGGGGGCAGAGTCCTGCTGGTGCTTATGTTTATGACGCTGCTCCACTTCGACACAAGCTTCCTTTCG ATCTTGCAGAACCTGGTGGGCACAGCTCTCATTGTTCTGGTAGCGATCGGTTTCAAGACTAAACTAGCTGCCCTGACACTGGTCATCTGGCTGCTGGCTATCAATGTGTACTTCAACGCTTTCTGGACCATACCAGCCTACAAGCCCATGCACGACTTCCTCAAGTACGACTTCTTCCAGACCACGTCGGTGATCGGAGGCCTTCTGCTGGTAGTAGCACTAGGTCCGGGTGGAGTGTCCATGGACGAGAAGAAGAAAGAGTGGTGA